In Sphingobacterium sp. R2, the genomic stretch TCGAATCTGGCTTCTGTATTTTTTGTTTTTATCGCATTTTTCGGTAAATTTAATCAAGCAATTAAAACATATAGTTAACAAAAGAATATACAGAATGAAAACTTCAATTGGAATTAAAGATGCCGACTTGAAAAAAGTCGCCAAGTTGCTAAATGTACTTTTAGCAGATGAACATGTTGTCTATATGAAGACACGTAATGCGCATTGGAATGTGGAGGGCGCGGATTTTCATGCTGCTCACCTATTTTTGGAATCGCAATACGATGAGCTTGCGGAAGTAATCGATGAGGTTGCAGAGCGTGTGCGTACACTGGGGCATTATGCCGTTGGAACCTTTGACAAATATTTAAAGTTGACCCGTTTAACGGAGTCTACTTCCGAAAAGACAGATAGCCTTTCTTATTACAAGGAATTGTTAGCTGATCATGAAGCGATTGCGATGTCGATTCGTGCCGATCTTGCGGCAGTTGAACAGACCGCAGACAATGGTACGGAGGATTTTTTGGTTGGTTTACTGGAAAAGCATGAAAAAATGGCTTGGATGCTGCGTGCACATGTTGTAAAATAGGTTGTAGTCACTTAACTACAATTCGTATAAAAAATCCTGCTTACAAGAAATTAGCGGGATTTTTCTTGTGTTTTGTTGTCGACATAGGATTAATTTTCTATCTTAAAGAGGAATTAAGCCTTCAGAAACTTTTTAACATATTACAACTATGCTTGAAGACGACAACCTAAATCAAACCACACTAAATGAGGAGGAAAATGATGGTACTTTGGAGAGTATGCATCATGTAAATAATCCAGTATTGGATCTACCTAAAATTGAGAAAAAATACCTAGAGGCTATAGTTGACCATAGTCAGAATGATAAATCTTATTATTTCTCCGACAGCAAAGCGAAGGTAGAAATTAAGATTGTAACCGACGAGATCGTGCGGGTAAGGCTCGCACCCGAGGGAACATTTTTGGAAGATTTTTCTTATGCATTAGCCAAGAAAGACCACCGTGTAAGCGTACATCAATGTAAGGAAGAGATAGACCATTATCTAGTACACACGAATACCATTTCCTGTAAGATCAATAAAAATGACTTTTTAATTTCTTTTTCAGATCGTTCCGAGAAACTGTTTAATGCCGATTTGGCACCAATGCATTGGGAGGAAAATCCAGATTTTGGCGGGTATTATGTGTATAGTACTAAAGTAGCCTTTGCAAATGAAGCTTTTTATGGTCTGGGTGATAAGGCCACCAAATTGAATCTGCGGGGCAAAAGACTTAAAAACTGGAATTCAGATACTTATGCTTTTGCTTACAATCAGGACCCACTTTATAAAACTATTCCGTTTTATATTGGTTTAAAAGATGGGGAAGCTTACGGAATATTTTTTGACAATACGTTTAAAACATATTTTGATTTCGCTGCCGAAGACCCGGGGAAAACGAGCTTTTGGTCGGAAGGTGGAGAGCTTCAGTACTATTATATCCACGGTCCGCGTATTATCGATGTTATCCGTCGTTATCATACATTGACTGGCACACATTATCTGCCACCATTATGGGCAATCGGTTATCATCAGTGTCGCTGGAGTTATTACCCGGAAGCCAATGTACGTAAGGTTGCTAAGGAATTTAGAAAGCGGCAGATTCCATGTGATGCCATTTATCTTGATATCGACTATATGGAAGGGTATCGCTGTTTTACATGGAATAAGCAGTATTTTCCAAATCCAAAAAGTATGATTAGTGATTTGGCAAATGATGGCTTTAAAACCGTAGTGATGATCGATCCAGGAATTAAGGTGGATGAGAACTATTGGGTTTTCAGAGAAGGAAAGGAGAACCGGTATTTCTGTCGCCGAGGAGATGATTATTTTATGGAAGGATTTGTTTGGCCGGGACGCTGTCAATTTCCTGATTTTACCAATCCGGAAGTTCGGCAATGGTGGGGTACTTTGTATCAGGGGCTCGTGGAAGATGGTGTCGCGGGCTTCTGGAACGATATGAATGAGCCGGCTGTTTTTGGTCGGGGGACATTCCCAGATGATGTACGCCATCAATACGACGGACATCGGGGGTCGCATCGTAAAGCACATAATATTTATGGTATGCAGATGGTGCGCGCAACGTATGATGGTTTAAAGAAGTTGTATAAAAATAAGCGCCCATTTACCATTACCCGGGCAGCTTATGCCGGAACGCAACGCTATTCCTCGGTTTGGACAGGTGATAACCTGGCTAGTTGGGAACACCTCAAATTAGGGACGCTACAGTTGCAGCGATTGTCAACTTCTGGAATGTCCTTTTGTGGGACGGATATTGGTGGATTCACAGGCGAACCAGACGGAGAATTGTTTACGCGATGGATGCAATTTGGTGTTTTCTCACCGTTTATGCGTGTACATTCCGCCGGCGATACGCGGAATCGCGAGCCGTGGAGTTTTGGGGAGGAATGGGAGCAGATTAACCGGAAGTTTATCGAGCTTCGTTACCAGCTGTTGCCGTATATCTATACCTGTTTTTGGGAGCAAACCAAATATGGTTATCCGATACTGCGTCCAATTTCTATGGTTGAACAACATATACCAACGAACTGGGAGCGTGAAGAAGAATTCTGTTTTGGAGATAAGATATTGGTCTCCCCGGTCTTGCAACCGGGACAAAAGAGCAAAATTGTTTATCTGCAGGAAGGTTGCTGGTATTATTATTTCAACAACGAAATTTATGCAGGGGGTAAAGAACATACAGTCGCTACGCCGATCGACGAAATGCCGATCTTCATTCGTGGGGGATCTGTGATTCCGGAATATCCAGTGATGCAATATACTGGTGAAAAGAAAATTGAAGAACTACAGCTGAAAGTTTACTACGCTGAAGGTGTAACGCGTTCGTATGTGTATTCGGACCACGGTGACACGTTTGCCTATGAGCAGGATATTTATCTCGAAAAATGCTTCACAGTATCTGGGCTCAACGATTCTTTATCGATCAAGCAAAGTAGAGATGGTTTGTTTACCGAGCGGTACGAAGAATATAAATTACAATTAATTGGCTTGCCATTCCGTATTAAGAAAGTTAAGATGGATGGAATAGAAACAAAAGTACAACAAGATGAAAAGGGGCGATATTGGATTAATGTCGCACGTGAATTTGATAATATATTGATAGAAGGTTAAAGATGGCCAATGAAGTAATTCCGCATAGTCTATTTTCTGAATTTGATATCGCCTTATTCCAGTCGGGTAAGCACTTTAAATTATACGAAAAGTTCGGTTCACATGAACTGGAAGTGAACGGTGAAAAGGGCGTTTATTTTGCAGTTTGGGCTCCAAATGCAAAGTCTGTTGCTGTCTCTGGCGACTTTAATTCTTGGAATAAAGAGCGTGATGCGCTTTATGTGCGCTGGGATGGCAGCGGAATCTGGGAGGGATTTATTCCTGGCCTAGCAAATGGTGCGGCATATAAGTACGTTATTCAGACCTATTCGGGCGAACAGCTCGAAAAAGGCGATCCATTTGCATTTAGATGGGAAGTTGCACCCAGAACTGCCTCGCTGGTACATTCGACTTGGTACGAGTGGCAAGACAAGCAATGGATGCAGGAGCGCGTGATAAAAAATAGATTGGATCAACCATGGTCGGTGTACGAAGTGCATTTAGGTTCATGGGTTCGCGATCCGGAAAGTCCTGAGACTTTGCTAAATTACAGGGAAATAGCTGTGCAGCTTGTTTCTTATGTCAAGGAGATGAATTTTACACACGTGGAATTTATGCCATTGATGGAACATCCCTATTATCCTTCCTGGGGATATCAGATCACAGGATATTTCGCTGCAAGCTCGCGTTATGGCTCGGCGCAAGACTTGATGTATTTGATTGAAGAGCTTCATGCAGCAGGTATAGGGGTGTTGTTGGATTGGGTACCTTCTCATTTTCCGGGCGATGCTCACGGTCTTTATCGGTTTGATGGCAGTAGTTTATATGAACACGAAGATCCACGGAAAGGCTTTCATCCTGACTGGAAATCCTATATTTTCAATTATGGCCGCAATGAGGTAAGGTCTTTTTTGATCAGTAACGCATTTTACTGGCTGGATCGTTTTCA encodes the following:
- a CDS encoding DNA starvation/stationary phase protection protein — its product is MKTSIGIKDADLKKVAKLLNVLLADEHVVYMKTRNAHWNVEGADFHAAHLFLESQYDELAEVIDEVAERVRTLGHYAVGTFDKYLKLTRLTESTSEKTDSLSYYKELLADHEAIAMSIRADLAAVEQTADNGTEDFLVGLLEKHEKMAWMLRAHVVK
- a CDS encoding glycoside hydrolase family 31 protein; its protein translation is MHHVNNPVLDLPKIEKKYLEAIVDHSQNDKSYYFSDSKAKVEIKIVTDEIVRVRLAPEGTFLEDFSYALAKKDHRVSVHQCKEEIDHYLVHTNTISCKINKNDFLISFSDRSEKLFNADLAPMHWEENPDFGGYYVYSTKVAFANEAFYGLGDKATKLNLRGKRLKNWNSDTYAFAYNQDPLYKTIPFYIGLKDGEAYGIFFDNTFKTYFDFAAEDPGKTSFWSEGGELQYYYIHGPRIIDVIRRYHTLTGTHYLPPLWAIGYHQCRWSYYPEANVRKVAKEFRKRQIPCDAIYLDIDYMEGYRCFTWNKQYFPNPKSMISDLANDGFKTVVMIDPGIKVDENYWVFREGKENRYFCRRGDDYFMEGFVWPGRCQFPDFTNPEVRQWWGTLYQGLVEDGVAGFWNDMNEPAVFGRGTFPDDVRHQYDGHRGSHRKAHNIYGMQMVRATYDGLKKLYKNKRPFTITRAAYAGTQRYSSVWTGDNLASWEHLKLGTLQLQRLSTSGMSFCGTDIGGFTGEPDGELFTRWMQFGVFSPFMRVHSAGDTRNREPWSFGEEWEQINRKFIELRYQLLPYIYTCFWEQTKYGYPILRPISMVEQHIPTNWEREEEFCFGDKILVSPVLQPGQKSKIVYLQEGCWYYYFNNEIYAGGKEHTVATPIDEMPIFIRGGSVIPEYPVMQYTGEKKIEELQLKVYYAEGVTRSYVYSDHGDTFAYEQDIYLEKCFTVSGLNDSLSIKQSRDGLFTERYEEYKLQLIGLPFRIKKVKMDGIETKVQQDEKGRYWINVAREFDNILIEG